The DNA region CGATATATTTTCTTACCAACGGATGAATAATGATTAAGTTTTCGCCGCGTATATGTGTTTTTCTGCGGGTTTAAATGGGTTTCCAGCCCGTGGTGGATGGGGCTTTGACGGTGTCTCGCACTCACGGACGTGGAGCTCTGTCCTCTCACGGCTTCTAAAATTGTGTTCCCTTCTTGCGCAAGCCTTGGTTTTGCGCTCAACAGACCAGCGCATTGAATTCTTTAGTATTTAATGTAATTATCTGTTATGAGTGTCCATTGAGAGTGTTTCTGGGACATTGGTTAGATTTCCACAAAGCCAGTGATCTCAATCGAACAGGACCGAGATTGTTGAGGTGTTTACGGCAGCACACAGTCCAATGGTTCTCCTGGTTGGTTTGGTTCCATATACTGTCCCCATTTTATAGAAATATGATCTTTTGGATGTTGGGGACAGATCAGCGTGGTTGCATTACGCACATGTCATCAAGTGTTGTTTTTATGAACTTAACTTCCCTCTTGTTGAACCGGTCCTCTGTAGCCTGGTGGAGGGTAAACCATTTCAATGATTTACTGAAATATCATCACGACCAGTTAgttgttaaagaaggatttgaatGTATAGGTCTACACGCAAGTTGACAAAGTAACGATATTGGCGCACATTAATCATGCATAAAACCAATTTTCAGATTTTTGTTACCATGATGTCAAGATGGTACAAAGGTCCATTGACTGATTCAGAACAAGGGTCCTCTCAATTACCCAACCATCTTTGAATTCTCTGTAAAAGGCATATATTTACTATTGAGTTTCGTCACGACTTTATTGCGCAGGCTATGTGCCTCCATCTGCCAACATTAGTTTTTTGAGGATTTGTAATTTTTCCCCCACTTTTGGAACCAACAATCTGACCGCATATTGTTAACTCACAATGGCGCATAACAAGTTTATAAAGCAGGAATATGCGTAAAAACCAACCATGCAAAGATCAAACATGTCAGACGGTTTGCACGGTGGTGGAATATTCTGTTGCTTGATTGGTTTGAAATGTGTTTGCCTGGATCCATGGTGTCTGATATTTTTATGCTTACCCTCTTAATAATCTCGTTATGACCAGGTTATCAAGTGTGAGATTATGTCATGTGGAAGGGAACTGTTTGGTGGGAAAGATAAATAGCCTAACGTTTTTTGACAGTTGATAACCTACCCACAGAGGATTTCTGTGAGATTAAAGTTGCCAATGTCGGTGCTAGTTGAAATTCTGGTGTAGCCTGATTTGTGTTGATATYAGGTTTCTGTTTGTGATACTGGTTGGAATGCAACTTTAACACACAGCCAGGTAAATAGAGATTTCGACATTGACTGCTGACTTCTTGATGAATTATATAAAGTGAGGCCTCCTCTTTCCCATGTAGCGAAGTCTTCTGAAAATGGTGTTGGAAATCTAGCTTTGATGAATAGATTAAGGTTCCATCCAAAAATAGAGAGACTGGGGCAGCATATATAGACCAAAACAACCACAGCCGTCAAAGACTAGCCTGTCTTTATGGAGAAAAATGTGACATGCATCTTTATCCATACTACATGAAAATGTTGTAAATTGTATGTAGATTATACACAGACGATTCCCCACATTTTTTGAGGAAGGAGTCGCCTATTCTACTTCCCATTTTCAGCCATTCATTATAGCTAGATGGAGAAACCCTGGGTTGCACCATGCAGCACACAGTTCATGGCCCAGAAGGTTGAGCTGAGTACAGTAGGCTAGATAGAATGCAATTGGGAGCAAATCTGGCCAACGTCGTTATTGATAATACCCTGTTCTATGAGTCTCTCAACTACTTTTTTATTCAGTGCTTTATTTGTTGTTTGGCTGTGTCCTGTACGGATACATGTGTTCCATGATGATACTTGCAGATGAAGTTGCAATATGCATGTTAAAGCCTGGTATCATTTACTCTACAAAGGCTCTGCTATATTACCAGTGGTAACAGTTGTGCAAACATCAGTAGTTAATCGATTGGTGGCGTAACAGGCTATCTGTTTGCATTGCAAACACGATGCGTGACAGCCACTGTAATGGCATTGTGGGGTCCTCCACTGCGTTAcattcaaatacacatttttaagatattttttttactgacagGAAGAGCTGGGATATTCCACACCAGTGGCCTGTTGGCAGAGCCAATATCGGtgtttctttatatatatatttgaactaAGGTGCATCCTTATAAAATGACGATGGTTCTGTTTGCAAGCCCCGTAGGTTTTTTTTCACCATAGGGTACACGCAGAATCCGTTTAAATGTATATAGCGCCACCATGCAACATATTGCGCGGGTCACCTTTGATGCAGGCATGACCCAGTGCCAATCTCActatgtttcttgttttgtcatGAGTTTTATTCCTAGTGCTAGGAAGCCAAAAGCATCTGACACGCagaatcagtcatttctccccATGTTTTAACTGACGGCTCATGTGATCGCATCCTATGTGTGGCAGAAATACAAAAAGCCATTGGGAAGAAGAAAGATGTCTAGGCTACAAAAAGGCGTCACAACTAGACGAATATTGTGCAACTTATTTCATAATTTCCCTCCAGACAGTCGTTGTTAAACCTCTTTCTACTCCACATTGCTGTTGCCTGCTGGCTATTTGAATCGAACTGTTATGTGGCACTTCATTAGTGATCCATGTCGCGTTGGCTGAGCAGTGGCGAGGTTTCTCTCGGGCTTCAACTTCATACGGCCAGAGAACATACTTGGTCGAGTGATGTTGTTATTCTACTGTGCTGTGCACGCACACATGCTTTGTGCAGACGGAAACGACACAAGCAACGGAAAACGACTAGATTTATCCAAACTAATGCACAAAGCATGGGTAGCCTATGCGGTTGGCGACATAGGAACTGAACGTAAACAGGCTTCGGTGTGAAAATATGTTAAACCCTGTCGGGAATTGCACTATGATTTTTGAGCGAGACGTTCTTTACAAAATGGCAGCCATGGTGCGGGGACGGACTGTAGTCTATTCGCTTCGCGAGGGAAGgacatatatttattttcatattattCGCAGTCACATCATCAACGCGAGCGGTGATCTGGTCTTGGGCGAAGCAAATCTCTCCGTATTGGTCCCTGGCGAGATGCCAAGTAGTGGAACCTAAGTTGCCATAGAAACGYTAAGACTTTCCAAGTGTGTGTGGTTACACCTGACGCCGAGTCAATTAGCTTACGGTCTCCCGCATCCTCGAGAGTTGAAAGATTAATTCATTGAAGAATGTGATATGAAATGTTGCAACTGGCCGGAATGATGTTGCTAATCATCAGGTTCCAATATTAGAAAGTAAGAACCCCTCTGTGTTTTGGCACTTCTACGCTGAATCGCTTTAGAATAGATACCCTGATGTAGGTTGGATAGGTCTACAGCGTTTCTTCGTTTTATAGGACTAGGGTACTATCACATTTCCTGAGCGACCAACGACCTCCGTTCTCCCATATCTATCTATAGAGGAGCGCTGggaggtaggctatatgaacCATCCCAATGAAAGGATTGATTTATGACAACGCAGCTCTTTCGGTTGTAGCTGTGCCCTCGACAAATCCACACGGATCGACTCCCACCAATTGTTAGCTATCAATCAACCTCTGGGTCAGCTTCTGAAAAACGACCAACCCCTTCCCTGGTTATTATACTATTATCATAAAGTATGGGTGTTTCTCTAACAGTAGAACAACAAAACATCCTTACAAATGGGTTTAAAGTGGTTTAATGAACGACCACTTTATCAAGCTGTGAAAGATCTGTAGTCCCGATCCAATGATAGGCTTTCATTGTTGCTCTCTGTTTTGTTGCTGTCTGTTTTTTCTTCTCAAAAGTATCCTCAACTTATAAAGTCTAAATTATATTTGTATTAACACGATATAGACTACCTTCCTGTCAGATTGTGACTCTGTGCTCCTTTCTCCCTCGCAGGGATCTTCCTTCCATGACGATGCATCGAACGACCAGAATTAAGATAACTGAGCTGAACCCCCACctcatgtgtgtgctgtgtggtggatACTTCATCGATGCCACAACCATTATAGAATGTCTCCATTCATGTGAGTGACACTTGGCTGAATGCAGACATGGGAATTGGACCAATCATGATAAATATGACTGTTGCAAATTCACACTAATAGGTAGCTAGTTAATTACTCaagttttttttaaccaatttcaCTCTCACATTCTCTTCTCACATAATTGCATTGGCTACACTATTTATGTCTAATTCACTAGATGCTACAAAAGGCATTTTTCATCGTTGGACTGTAGGGTATTGTTATCCACTGAGAAACTGATCCAGTTTTTCCCCTTGGGTTTCAGTCTGCAAGATGTGCATTGTGCGCTATCTGGAGACCAGCAAGTATTGCCCCATCTGTGACGTGCCAGTACACAAAACCAAGCCTCTGCTCAATATAAGGTAATTAATCACTTTGTTTCTTTTACATTTGTTCTATAGCCTTACATTGTTTTGTCGCATTTCTGCTGTTTCTCGCTATTATCCAATCCACCCAATGCAGTTAGATGTCATCAAAGGATTGGTCTAGTTTCATAAAATTTTTGCTACTTTCTCAACATCCGTCAATTTATTAAAACCTCATAGCATGCAATGAGTTCTGGGTAAATATGACTGATTATGAACATTCTTCAAGGTCTGACAAAACCCTACAAGACATTGTCTACAAGCTGGTCCCTGGTCTCTTCAAAAGTAAGTGGAATGTGTTAAATCCCTCTTATCAGTCATGTSATTGTCTTGTTCTCTGTGACATATGTATTCTGTATCTACTAAATTGTTAATCCTGAATGGTTGATTATCCTGTTTCAAATCGGAGCTGCTGGCTTGTCTCCCCTGGAAAATGGTTTAAAACCCACCCGTGGACTGATTCTGGAAATGGGTGCTATATAGTTAAAGCATGAGGGTGCAATGCATCAGCCGATTGATAATTCAATTTTTCAATTGTATCTCTATCCCTATTCAAATAAACATTtgtgacagttttttttttctctcccattagatgagatgaagagaaggagagacttTTACGCAGCACACCCTTCTGTAGATGGTGAGTCTCTGCACTCTTTGTTGATAGTTgctttatttcagatttttttaaacttgtATGACTGTGATATATGGTTGTCTCGCCTAGCTACCCTATAAGAGCatatgctaaatgactcaaatgtaaatgttaagaAAACGGTTCATGACCTTTCTTTCCTAGGTCAGATAGGGTGTAAGTCTACTGGAGATGTAAAAAGTGAATTGTCATTAAGTAGTTTTATTTCtaacaacaaaaataatggtCTATTTATTTCCTGCTCCAGTAAGATTCTATTGGTTTTCCCTCTACAAACCCACTAAAAGTAACTTCAATATTAGCTGATGGTATTCTCCTATAATGATAGGATTTCTAAGCTCTCACTTTCACGGTTTTACAAGTTTTGGGGAAAACTCATGCAACTTGTTCATTTGTGTCTGTAGCTACGACAAGGTCTAATGAGGATCGAGGGGAGGTGGCGGACGAGGACAAGAGAATCATCACAGACGATGAGATCATCAGCCTCTCCATTGAGTTCTTCGATCACAACAAGTACGTCAACAAGTCTGTTACAGCCAggctttttaaaaattattaaatCTAGTTCGCTATGGATTCATCATAAGGTCTAAGGAAGACAATTATGTTAGAACATTTATAGATGTATACTTATATTTATTAGTTCAGTGTGTTCAAAAACCGTTTAGGTCAgttgtgtgttagtgtttattatttattattctgTAGTGACCCTGGTATATAAGCGTGTATATCGACGTTGCCACTCGACCATGCTTTTGTGCACTGGGCTTGGGGCCAGAAGGTTGATGGTTTGAGCACCattccctgcctgtttcattacaatacgtTACAGTATATGTTTTCCTTTCTATAGTCATTTTAATTTTGAGACTTTGGTTTTACTAGTTTCTGCTTTTTGTACATGAATTGCCAACCATGAAAACCTTGAGTGCATTATCAAGATGTTTTCTAACACATTTTGTAAAACAAGTGTAACATTGTTTTTCTCAGGGCTGAACAGACCGGCGTGGCTGAGGACCAACTGACTAAAGAACAGGTAGGCCGCCTACGGCTGAAGCTCAGAAGCATTCCATATCAGATAGTTCTAACACTCTGTTGCTGCACAGAGCCTATTGCTTGGTTTCTGATATAAGATTGTTCTTAATTCTGGACCCTTAAAGAGCTTGTCTTCAAATCTCACTGCATGTCTCATCTCCATTTTCCATGTTCTTTTATACTTTATTGTAAATAAGGGTACTGTATAAAGTGCAGGTTAGCCTTTTTTcggcatgaatcttgttctggaggcagctctgcagagtggtcactagctggcatagccacaaagtcccatctgattttaaacctaaccttaaccaaaaagcaaatttttctttgcatacatttttacaatatagccaaattgctcagttctgcctccaggacaagactcatgaaaataaacatcaacctgcataTAAAGTCCCTCAAATTAAATTGTCTTTAGGAACTGTAGCTACATTCTTTTCTCTTGCTATTTTATTGTGTATTTGCTGCAGACAGCTTCAGTTTCCTGTTCGAGTTTGGTCTGTAGTAAAATGGAGATTTGAGCTGATCTAAATGGCTCTGTCCTCCTCCAGGTGAACAATAAGAGGTATCTGCAGTGTCCAGCAGCCATGACCATCATGCACCTGAGGAAGTTCCTCCGCAGTAAGATGGACATCCCCTGTACCTATCAGGTAAAAATTTGTTMGGTTATATGAAATGACACAAGGGCAGCCATAACGCTTGCATCAccgttttttattattatatatataatttttaaattAAGATGAATTTAACGACATTAGTACATATCACTGCAAGATCATTCTCTCATATGCTTCTCTTGAACCAATAAAAAAGATCAAAGATATTCAGCAATTCTTGAAGGACAATGGAAGTTCAGTAGAATAAGTACTTGTTGGCCTATTTTTATAAATCATTTTGTAATTTCTACAATGTAGGTTGAAGTGATGTATGAAGATGAGCCACTGAAAGATTACTACACATTAATGGACATAGCCTACATCTACACCTGGAGAAGGGTAAGAAAACATGACATTAATGGACATAGCCCACATCTACACATGACATTAATGGACATAGCCCACATCTACACCTGGAGAAGGGTAAGAAACATGACATTAATGGACATAGCCCACATCTACACCTGGAGAAGGGTAAGAAACATACATTAATGGACATAGCCCACATCTACACCTGGAGAAGGGTAAGAAACATAACAATTAATGGACATAGCCCACATCTACACCTGGAGAAGGGTAAGAAACATAACATTAATGGACATAGCCCACATCTACACCTGGAGAAGGGTAAGAAACATAACATTAATGGACATAGCCCACATCTACACCTGGAGAAGGGTAAGAAACATGACATTAATGGACATAGCCCACATCTACACCTGGAGAAGGGTAAGGAACATGATATTAAAGGGGAAGTTTGTAAAAACATGCAATTAAAggcaatgtaaacatttttaacaagttgaaagtaatgttttttttgtaaatgattGCATGACTTTTTATTTCAACCTTTGGCTCTGTGATGTTTCATAGGCCTACTTTAGAGTGTGGAATGCATGAAAGTTCGCAATTCAAAAGCTTTATTATCCATGAAGGAAAAAATCATGATTGCCCTGCAAGTTGAGACAAAGTAGCTCTAAGTATTACAACTATTTTTCAGAATGGCCCTTTGCCATTGAAGTACCGCGTCAGACCTAGCTGTAAGAAGATGAAGATGAGTCATCTGCAGCAGGAGGGCCAGAACAGCACTGGTCGGTCCGCTGAGAGCGACTCAGCCAGCGACAAAGCCTGCAGCCCTGCCGCtgtcccctccacctcctcctccttgcccAGCCCTGGCACCCCGGTGCAATCGCCACACCCACACTTCCCCCACATCTCCAAGCCTGTCAATGGAGCCTCCACCTCGGCCCCAGCCCCTACCAGACCCTTCCCCTTTGGAAAAAAACCACGGAAGGCCTCGCTGAATGGTTCTTCTGCATCCTCGGGATGACTGGCCTGAAATCCGGGCCGACAGCCAACGCCAGACCGCTCAGCTAATATCTTCATGCCAATGTAGTTCCATTGTTGTAGACGCTCTCTTTTTGTTATCGTTGTTGTTATAAATATATGATATCTGTTTAAGTAGTGGAAGTGAAGCATTTCAATAGGAACATAGCAGGGATGTGACATTAAGTTGGTGAAAGCGATGTTGGTGATAGATGAATGGTCGAAAATGAAAGCCCCCAAAAAGCTGCGTTTTATTTTACAGATGTGACTGAAGATGGCCTTTTatattatttcctttatttttttcccATATCAAAATATACATGTGTTGACTCTTGTAAGTGTATTTCAGCCTGTTGTTGTCAGATAAAGCATGGTAGAAACCTATAGGCTTTACTAATATTTGAAACGTTGCATCTATTGTTCTTTCGATTGGCTTTTGGAWAGCGTTTCACASAGAAATATAATAATCAATATATTATGTGGAGTCAACTATTGTAGTATTGGGCCCACGATTTTATGAGAAAACATATGAAAGATCTGCTAAATGTACAGAGCTTTTATTAGGCTGTAGGCTACTCGGggggaaatattttttttagctGCTGTGGAATCGAGTTGCTTATAGTCTCGACATCCCTGAACCCTTGAAGCAGCCAAGCAGTTCAgaaagtccacacacacacatgtatatagcgaaatatatgcatatttaagCAGTAATTATGTCAAATACTGTCCTGAACAACCCCCNCCCCCCCTTAATTTCATGCTagatgacaaatgttttttgatgTCTCCCATGTTCTGCGTATTTGTATCGCTCGATTGTATGGACAACTATTGTATTGTTACTGTTGCACAGTATAACatctaaataaaacattttacactTAAAGACGTTTTGggtgtgtttttttaattttgtGATTCATACATCTGGTATTGTCCCCTCTTTGTAGGCATTTTGAAAATGTCTGTCATTTGTACAAGTTTTCCtacatttaatctattttagttTCATTCATGCATTGTTAAGTTAAATatccgtttttttttgttttcgaATAAGAAAAAATCGCAGACAAAGCAGACCTCCAAGGCCATTTTGAAAAGATGTCTCGTGCTGGCGCAgcattgatttaatttaattcacCAGAGACCACTAGTCGCAAATCTATTTTGTGTTTTGAATAGGCCTAGAACATCCTCGYCTTAGATGTTTTCCGTCGCGCTCAATATCTGTAGCAAGGATTATACTTTTAATGGGTGAAAGAAATTGCTGCTAACAAATTGAAAGAACACAGCTTTTCTTCAAATTACAAAACAGGTTTTCTACAGAAATCTACAAATTTATTTAGGTGCATTTCAGATCGAGAACATTTTGTCAATTGCTTGTGGACTAACATGGAATATTTAAATATTCCAATATTTTCATATCTTTCTTCGTCTGCCATCGAAGTGAATATTTCTCAATAGCTAAGGATTTAATGTTGAGGTCATTTTCCGTTGGCTGCAAATAGATGCTATAAAAGACGTGTCATTAACTACAGTACACTGATGTCGCTTCAAGCGAGATTCGTCTCCCCCACAAAAATAAACaggtttttatttgtttacatttaatacattaaaaatatggattaaaatataaatattaaccTAGAAACTATCAAGTTTTATAAAGCCAATTTTGCTCTTGGAGGAGAGACAACAAAGTGGTAACACTGGTCAAAAGAACCAGAAAGTGGTTAACGTAGCCTAAAGCCACAATCCAAAGATTTTCCAAATGTCATTCAATAATTTTACAAACTCATTTGTGATGTGTTTATAGTCTTGGTAAATGTGAGTAGTTTTACATTTCCATATAACCTACATGTAGCCCTTGTTATCATCCCATATTCTTACTGAGCTGAGAGATATTGGGAAGTCTTGctgcgttcacgtgctagtcggaactataGGAAACTCggacatttccgacttgctaactggttatATATAGCCTAAAGGTGCGACTTCAATCAGTTAGGAAGTCGGACATggccgagtttcctagttccaactAGCATATGAACGCAGTATTAGTCCTCGGTTTATGGTGGTGAGTTAAAGGTATTGTATTCAGATTGGGACGTTGATGTTGACTTGCAGATGGCATGATGTGACTTAATTTGACACAATTTCGTGCAATAGACAACATttgggtgtgtgtgctggtttacattttttatgtagcCTATATTAAGTAACTGGTGTTTTGTTttacatagcctataggcctgcTGGCAAGATGCATAGGTACACTAAGTGCATaagtgccataatatggatttggtctttaaccaaatagcgctatcttctgtataccacccctaccttgtcacaacacaacagattggctccACACATGTATTTTTGTAAcacgtttttgtaaaaaaaaaagtacaaaaaagtgttacaaaaatcgaaatatattttatatttgagattcttccaagtagccaccctttgccttgatgacagctttgcacactcttggcattctctcaaccagcttcatgaggtagttacctggaatgcatttcaattaacaggtgtgccttgttaaaagtacatttgtggaatttatttccttcttaatgtgttagAGCCAATctgatgtgttgtgacaaggtaggggtggtatacagaagatagcgctatttggttaaagaccaaatccatattatggcaagaacagctcaaataagaaaagagaaacgacagtctatcattaccttaagacatgaaggtcagtcaatgtggatcatttcttcaaatgcagtcgcaaaaccatcaagtgttacctctgctgcagtggataagttcattggagttaccagcccaaataaatgcttcacagagttcaagtaacagacacatctcaacatcaagtaggtgaacgtatgatctccgcatgtgtggttcacaccgtgaagcatggaggaggaggtgtgatggtgtgggggtgctttgctggtgacactgtcagtgatttatttagaattcaaggcacactgaactagcatggctaccacagcattctgcagcgatatgccatctcatctggtttgcgcttagtatgactatcatttgtttttcaaacggacaatgacccaacacacctccaggctgtgtaagggatatttaaccaagaatgagagtgatggagtgctgcatcagatgaccttgcctccacaatcactgacctcaacccaattgagatggtttgggatgagttggaccgcagagtgaaggaaaagcagccaacaaatgctcagcatatgtggggactcattcaagactgttggaaaagcattccaggtgaagctggttgagagaatgccaagagtgtgcaaagctgtcatcaaggcaaagggtggctactttgaagaatctaacatataaaatctatttaaatttgtttaacacttttttggttactacctgattccatatgtgttatgtcgtagttttgatatcttcactattattctacaatgtagaaaatagtaaaaaattaagaaaacccttgaatgagtaggtgtgtcaaatcttttgactggtgctgtgtatatatatatatgtatatatatgcaaTCGCTACTCCTTCCTTCTACTTCAAGGCACTCCACACCTAACTGGGACAGAGCTGATTGGGACT from Salvelinus sp. IW2-2015 linkage group LG14, ASM291031v2, whole genome shotgun sequence includes:
- the bmi1a gene encoding polycomb complex protein BMI-1-A, with protein sequence MTMHRTTRIKITELNPHLMCVLCGGYFIDATTIIECLHSFCKMCIVRYLETSKYCPICDVPVHKTKPLLNIRSDKTLQDIVYKLVPGLFKNEMKRRRDFYAAHPSVDATTRSNEDRGEVADEDKRIITDDEIISLSIEFFDHNKAEQTGVAEDQLTKEQVNNKRYLQCPAAMTIMHLRKFLRSKMDIPCTYQVEVMYEDEPLKDYYTLMDIAYIYTWRRNGPLPLKYRVRPSCKKMKMSHLQQEGQNSTGRSAESDSASDKACSPAAVPSTSSSLPSPGTPVQSPHPHFPHISKPVNGASTSAPAPTRPFPFGKKPRKASLNGSSASSG